The following proteins are encoded in a genomic region of Macellibacteroides fermentans:
- a CDS encoding glucosamine-6-phosphate deaminase: MNIKVSKDKFDLGKEAGKKAAQIIRYSLQTKGEANIILATGMSQFETLQQLIAEEGIDWSKVRMFHLDEYIGLPESSPASFRKYLRERFINRLPALREVYLINGEAENPEEECKRLGDIIRRYPIDLAFVGIGENGHLAFNDPPADFDIENPYIVVNLDTVCRTQQLGEGWFKTIDDVPTQAISMSIKQMLLSKYIICAVPDQRKAQAVMNCLTKEVSNLHPASILQIHPACYFYLDSQSASLISNTSEITNL; the protein is encoded by the coding sequence GTGAATATTAAAGTAAGCAAAGACAAATTTGATCTGGGAAAAGAGGCTGGAAAGAAAGCCGCACAAATAATCCGTTATTCCCTTCAAACAAAAGGAGAAGCCAATATCATTCTCGCTACAGGAATGAGTCAGTTCGAAACACTGCAACAACTGATCGCAGAGGAAGGCATCGATTGGAGTAAAGTCAGGATGTTCCATCTCGACGAATACATCGGACTTCCGGAATCGTCTCCGGCAAGTTTCCGTAAGTACTTAAGAGAACGGTTTATCAACCGCTTGCCGGCACTCAGGGAGGTATACCTCATCAACGGCGAAGCAGAGAATCCGGAAGAAGAGTGCAAACGGCTGGGCGATATAATCCGCCGCTATCCAATCGACCTGGCATTTGTAGGAATAGGCGAAAACGGACATCTGGCCTTTAACGATCCCCCTGCCGATTTTGATATAGAAAATCCCTATATTGTAGTCAATCTCGACACGGTATGCAGAACGCAACAGCTTGGTGAGGGATGGTTTAAGACCATAGACGACGTCCCCACACAGGCCATCAGTATGTCTATCAAGCAAATGTTGCTGTCTAAATATATTATTTGTGCCGTACCGGATCAGCGCAAAGCCCAAGCCGTAATGAACTGCCTTACCAAAGAGGTAAGCAACCTTCATCCGGCCAGTATATTGCAAATACACCCGGCCTGTTACTTTTACCTCGATTCGCAATCTGCATCGTTAATCAGTAACACTTCGGAAATAACAAATTTATAA
- a CDS encoding Gfo/Idh/MocA family protein, which yields MSINRRNFLKLAGLAGAGWIGNTAPIQGIEPGKSHPGGKLPHIKKAAEAKHPHRFNMSGYCAPAIDTVRIGFIGVGNRGSAAVERMSQIDHVNITAICDVRPEKAQEAKQRIKSDGHKAILYTDSDGAWMQMCQRDDIDLVYIATHWELHAPMAIYAMEQGKHVALEIPAATTVEDCWKLVETSEKTRKHCVMLENCCYDFFELLTLNMARQGYFGDIIHCEGAYIHDIFEGLFQEEKRYDFWRLKENSTRNGNLYPTHGIGPVCQILNINRGNKMEYLVSMSSNDFMLNEKAKEAAASNPYFKQYIDKPFRGNMNTSTIRNHNGSTILLQHDVTSPRPYSRIHLVSGTKAFAQKYPLPGKIAFGHDGWVTDTVMQELEQTYTPAITRQIGDLAKQIGGHGGMDFMMDWRLIDCLRNGLPMDMDVYDAASWSVISPLSEWSVANRSAAIDIPDFTAGNWKNNQPHDISLQKGGNTGVRMR from the coding sequence ATGAGTATCAATCGTAGAAACTTTCTAAAACTTGCCGGACTGGCAGGTGCGGGATGGATCGGAAATACAGCTCCCATACAGGGTATCGAACCCGGCAAGTCCCATCCGGGCGGTAAACTCCCGCACATAAAAAAGGCAGCAGAAGCAAAGCATCCGCATCGGTTTAACATGTCCGGATATTGCGCTCCGGCCATAGACACGGTGCGCATCGGTTTTATCGGAGTGGGAAACAGAGGATCTGCTGCAGTAGAAAGAATGAGCCAGATCGATCACGTAAACATCACAGCAATCTGCGATGTCCGTCCGGAAAAGGCACAGGAGGCCAAACAACGAATTAAAAGCGATGGACACAAAGCCATACTCTATACCGACAGTGACGGGGCGTGGATGCAAATGTGCCAACGAGATGATATAGACCTGGTCTACATCGCCACACACTGGGAATTACATGCTCCCATGGCCATCTACGCCATGGAACAGGGAAAGCACGTAGCACTGGAAATTCCGGCGGCCACTACCGTAGAAGATTGCTGGAAACTGGTTGAAACATCCGAGAAAACGAGGAAACACTGTGTGATGCTTGAAAACTGTTGTTACGACTTTTTCGAATTGCTCACATTGAATATGGCCCGGCAGGGATACTTCGGAGACATTATTCATTGCGAAGGAGCCTATATTCATGACATATTCGAAGGTCTCTTTCAAGAAGAAAAAAGATATGATTTCTGGCGACTCAAAGAAAATTCCACCCGCAACGGCAACCTGTACCCTACCCATGGGATCGGACCGGTTTGTCAGATTCTCAACATCAACCGCGGTAATAAGATGGAGTATCTCGTATCCATGTCGTCCAACGATTTCATGCTTAACGAAAAGGCTAAAGAGGCAGCTGCATCCAATCCTTACTTCAAGCAGTATATAGACAAGCCCTTCAGAGGAAATATGAATACAAGTACCATCCGCAATCACAACGGAAGTACCATCCTGCTACAGCACGACGTAACATCGCCACGCCCCTATTCAAGAATTCATCTGGTAAGCGGCACCAAGGCATTTGCACAAAAGTACCCGCTACCCGGCAAAATAGCCTTCGGACACGATGGTTGGGTGACCGATACCGTCATGCAAGAGCTGGAGCAGACCTACACACCGGCCATAACCAGGCAAATTGGCGATCTTGCCAAGCAGATTGGCGGTCACGGGGGAATGGACTTTATGATGGACTGGCGTCTGATCGATTGTCTGCGTAACGGACTACCGATGGACATGGATGTGTATGATGCTGCCTCATGGAGTGTTATTTCGCCCCTTAGCGAATGGTCTGTTGCCAACCGGTCGGCCGCCATCGATATCCCCGATTTTACGGCAGGAAACTGGAAAAACAACCAACCCCACGATATCAGTCTTCAAAAAGGAGGCAATACCGGTGTAAGAATGAGATAA
- a CDS encoding alpha/beta hydrolase family protein — protein sequence MRFYNLIVLSFVCTSMAQSVLGQTTLPKVFSANTPDKTAIGIREQAKAASQAISGLYTNENTVTNKDSIRSFIFTQAGVTYHNKTPLNLKSTKTIQLGSFRIENIRYQSQPGVYVTASLYVPEGTGPFPAVVNMHGHWPGARRTEIAQTTAQLLAQNGYVCINVDAWGAGERSPNPHMHEYHGSGLGASLLHVGSSLLGQQLTDNIRAVDLLCSLPYVDSSNIGATGASGGGNQTMWLAAADNRIKAIVPVVSIGTFESYIMNSNCFCELLPSGLCGLETWTVLGSMAPRPLKILTAMNDANPAFTSAQMLRSFKKAKQIYASNGAAKQIEYELFNSGHGYWNEMQISMLSWFNQHLKNGSRPNYTVIDKITILPEDSLATYMGVPREIEVATTAQFCREKGQMLRKKMFDTANFPDGVKRSELINLTGFIPDAVKKTHPTGTVNGWEKIIIETEGGNLIPLLIKHPSGENRTYNLLFYPSGKDSIPDNLLAKYSAGNAGVVLADLWGTGEKESAEARRIDGSLPPFHTLSRSLLWLGKTIMGNWIEEVDAIQQVIKTNYQARHITLCGYRETAVAILLHAAITNGKDPLILEEGPISYLFDQEPNINFYNMSIYLPEFLVWGDISLAASLTEAPITVIDPRSISGRTLSKEEQILYGKEFIDMVQKAGKANHIKFIYNDIKK from the coding sequence ATGCGATTTTACAATCTGATAGTATTAAGTTTCGTTTGCACAAGCATGGCTCAGTCCGTGCTTGGGCAAACAACTTTGCCTAAAGTATTCTCGGCAAACACACCCGATAAAACCGCTATCGGCATACGCGAACAGGCCAAAGCTGCCTCCCAAGCGATATCCGGGCTATACACAAACGAAAACACAGTTACTAACAAAGACTCTATCCGGTCGTTTATTTTCACGCAGGCAGGAGTAACGTATCACAACAAGACCCCATTAAACCTAAAATCAACTAAAACCATTCAACTCGGATCATTCCGTATAGAAAATATCCGTTATCAGTCGCAACCGGGAGTATATGTTACCGCCTCACTCTATGTTCCGGAGGGTACAGGTCCCTTTCCGGCAGTAGTAAATATGCATGGACATTGGCCGGGAGCCCGTCGTACGGAAATAGCCCAGACAACCGCCCAATTGCTCGCTCAAAACGGATATGTGTGTATCAATGTAGATGCCTGGGGAGCAGGTGAAAGATCTCCCAATCCACACATGCACGAATATCATGGATCCGGTCTTGGGGCCTCATTACTCCATGTCGGCAGCTCTTTACTGGGACAACAACTCACGGATAACATCCGGGCAGTCGACCTCCTGTGCAGTTTACCTTATGTGGACTCTTCCAACATAGGGGCTACCGGGGCCAGCGGTGGGGGGAATCAAACCATGTGGCTGGCTGCAGCAGACAACCGCATCAAGGCCATCGTTCCGGTAGTTAGCATCGGCACCTTCGAGTCCTATATAATGAATAGCAACTGTTTCTGCGAATTACTGCCATCCGGACTTTGTGGATTGGAAACCTGGACCGTTTTAGGGAGTATGGCTCCTCGTCCTCTTAAAATCCTTACGGCGATGAACGATGCCAATCCGGCTTTCACATCCGCTCAGATGCTTCGGTCTTTCAAAAAAGCAAAACAAATATACGCTTCCAATGGAGCGGCAAAACAAATTGAATACGAATTATTCAACAGCGGACACGGTTATTGGAATGAGATGCAGATCAGTATGCTTTCCTGGTTCAATCAACACCTTAAGAACGGAAGCCGTCCTAATTATACCGTAATAGATAAAATAACTATTTTGCCGGAAGACAGCCTGGCAACCTATATGGGTGTGCCCAGAGAAATAGAGGTGGCAACAACGGCACAGTTTTGCAGGGAAAAAGGACAGATGCTACGAAAAAAGATGTTTGACACAGCCAACTTCCCAGACGGGGTTAAACGTTCGGAACTGATCAATTTAACCGGCTTCATCCCCGATGCCGTTAAAAAAACACACCCAACCGGAACAGTAAACGGATGGGAAAAAATAATTATAGAAACTGAAGGCGGAAATTTAATTCCCCTGCTCATCAAACACCCATCAGGCGAAAATCGGACGTACAACCTGCTCTTTTATCCATCAGGGAAAGACAGTATACCCGACAACTTGCTTGCGAAGTATTCTGCCGGCAACGCAGGCGTTGTATTGGCCGATCTGTGGGGAACAGGCGAAAAGGAATCCGCCGAAGCCCGGCGAATAGATGGTTCTCTTCCACCCTTCCACACCCTGTCCAGATCGTTACTATGGCTCGGTAAGACCATCATGGGAAACTGGATCGAAGAGGTAGATGCCATACAACAGGTTATCAAAACAAACTATCAAGCCCGCCATATTACCTTGTGCGGATACAGAGAAACTGCAGTAGCCATCCTGTTACACGCAGCTATCACCAACGGTAAAGACCCGCTCATACTGGAGGAAGGCCCCATCAGCTATCTGTTTGATCAGGAGCCAAATATAAATTTCTATAACATGTCGATCTATCTTCCGGAATTTCTGGTTTGGGGAGACATTTCATTGGCCGCCTCTCTTACCGAGGCTCCGATAACCGTTATTGACCCCCGCAGTATATCCGGACGGACCTTATCCAAGGAAGAACAGATCCTCTACGGGAAAGAATTCATTGATATGGTGCAAAAAGCCGGTAAAGCGAATCACATTAAATTTATTTATAACGATATAAAAAAATAA
- a CDS encoding SusD/RagB family nutrient-binding outer membrane lipoprotein, translating into MNKYIVILSAILSLSSCTGNFEEMNTDPNKLTEVGQREMPFMFAKAQSSASMNRSFYQTVQNLGADLYAQYFALTSTSFATDRYVMTRDWQRRFWSVVYVDTAPQLKSILENANPNSGEEALANILWVYAFHRLTDHFGPIPYFGAAEANKSIPYNKQQEIYDDFFKRLDAAVSNLKALPAGTTVFKGYELMYNGDVSKWIKFANTLRLRLALRISKADPARAKIEAESAVKSGVLTDNSENAFLDKSSAGNDTNGLSQVAAWNEFAMSSTIASYLKGYNDPRLSVYFQPDITSGKYNSLRNGLSATALGIARNRPAQNSNIGTYWVLPQADKTFAPNLTAKFHVMCCAEAYFLRAEGALNGWDMGTETAQQLYEKGIQASLTQWGANSETANQYIQSAALPSAPDDANNSPAVASTPIKWASNVTIQREQIGTQKWLALFPNGMEAWAEFRRTGYPKMYPVVQSDNPDLPGGAFIKRFPYPPTEETNNAAELEKGRALLGGADNTATSVWWDVD; encoded by the coding sequence ATGAATAAATATATAGTTATCCTTTCAGCTATTCTAAGCTTGTCCTCCTGTACAGGCAACTTCGAAGAAATGAATACAGATCCCAATAAACTAACGGAAGTGGGACAAAGGGAAATGCCCTTCATGTTTGCAAAAGCTCAGTCTTCGGCTTCAATGAACCGTAGTTTTTATCAGACGGTACAGAATCTGGGGGCCGACCTCTACGCGCAGTATTTTGCACTCACCAGTACCTCCTTTGCTACAGACAGATACGTTATGACCCGCGATTGGCAACGTAGATTCTGGTCGGTTGTTTATGTAGATACGGCACCACAGCTAAAGTCAATTCTCGAAAATGCCAATCCAAACTCAGGCGAAGAGGCTCTGGCCAATATCCTTTGGGTATATGCATTTCACAGGCTGACAGACCACTTCGGTCCCATTCCTTATTTTGGAGCTGCTGAGGCAAATAAAAGTATACCCTATAACAAGCAACAGGAGATTTATGATGATTTCTTCAAACGCCTCGATGCGGCTGTTAGTAACCTCAAGGCTCTTCCTGCCGGTACAACCGTATTCAAAGGATACGAACTTATGTACAATGGCGATGTATCCAAATGGATTAAATTTGCCAATACATTACGTTTACGTCTGGCTTTAAGAATATCCAAGGCAGATCCGGCAAGAGCCAAAATAGAGGCCGAATCTGCAGTAAAATCTGGAGTATTGACAGATAATTCAGAAAATGCCTTCTTAGATAAATCATCTGCAGGAAACGACACCAACGGATTATCGCAGGTCGCAGCCTGGAATGAGTTCGCTATGAGTTCCACCATTGCCTCTTATCTGAAAGGATACAACGACCCCAGACTATCGGTATATTTCCAACCGGATATCACATCCGGAAAATATAACAGTCTCCGTAACGGACTTTCGGCTACTGCTCTTGGAATTGCAAGAAACCGGCCTGCGCAAAATTCAAACATCGGAACATATTGGGTACTACCACAGGCCGACAAAACATTTGCACCGAATCTAACAGCTAAATTCCATGTAATGTGTTGTGCCGAAGCCTACTTCTTACGTGCCGAAGGTGCCCTTAACGGATGGGATATGGGAACCGAAACAGCTCAGCAACTTTATGAAAAAGGGATACAGGCCAGTTTAACCCAATGGGGCGCGAACTCGGAAACTGCGAATCAGTATATTCAGTCGGCCGCACTCCCCTCTGCACCTGACGATGCAAATAATTCGCCAGCTGTTGCCAGTACCCCTATCAAATGGGCTTCCAACGTAACTATACAAAGAGAACAGATCGGCACACAAAAATGGCTGGCATTATTCCCCAACGGAATGGAAGCATGGGCCGAATTCAGAAGAACCGGCTACCCCAAAATGTATCCTGTTGTTCAATCGGATAATCCCGATCTTCCCGGGGGTGCATTTATCAAAAGATTCCCCTATCCTCCAACGGAAGAAACAAACAATGCTGCCGAACTTGAAAAAGGCAGGGCATTACTCGGTGGAGCTGATAATACGGCAACCAGCGTTTGGTGGGATGTAGATTAA
- a CDS encoding SusC/RagA family TonB-linked outer membrane protein, with protein MKRKKTNWMRLFLLNILLSISLFPGMSFSQTSSQRTGVVTDATTKESLPGVSIMVKGTQRGTTTNLDGEFILPASENETLVFTYIGYKEKEITVRGQQKLVVQLEQSTQNLGEVVVTALGIERNTRTLPYATQQLAGGDLNEIRDNSSNLLSSLSGKVSGAVITTAATGPGAAARVILRGNRSISGNNTALIVVDGVPYDNTSYNQATGTTSSYGGSDGAANVNPDDVASINVLKGPSAAALYGSRAANGAIIITTKKGREGKFSIDYNGGVSIDQPNLLMKFQNNYGRGNGGVYSPTAGESWGEKAETYPNNVKDFFETAPSFNNAVSTYGGTKELQGFASYTSNIVNGIVPGNRMDRNTANVRVNTNFFPKLTTDTKITFVNQKIKNRPRLGDAGTPLEAYIMPRDMKESELKEFETIDPTNGQPIRKYWTTSSIYDNPYWSTERTSVNEERNRVTALGSAKYQLTDWLSVMGRISYDRYNDKTDGSFYSGTVSLGDVKAGGKYYETNTSYWERNLEGLISGNNTLSSSFKINYNVGASSLKRVFSSVQSMANGLTIPNKFSLSSATTPAFENVLGYERQLNSIFGNLQVGFNEYLYLDLSARNDWSSTLPAPHSYFYPSAGVSAIFSEFINLPAWVSFGKIRTTYTEVGNDADPYLLNQRYNFALGAGQGFISRDGNKSIPNLKPEKTRSYELGLELKFIENRLGIDATFYKSNTINQLLYVGLPMASGFNRQYINAGDIENKGLEVMLTGRIIESDKFSWSSSVTFSTNSNKVIELAPNTTRVNITDNTKYATVIVNEGGSYGDLYGYKWKTDANSGKYIVDARGLPVVESNQKLGNFNPDFQLGWNNQLSYKNFSLAFQIDGRIGGEMVSGTDAYLSYFGLTESSEKFREGGLILDAVTADGAANTKAITAQQLWTTVSQNGRDAWGEFFTYSMTNFRLREASVSYNFDIKNSFVKQAQLSLLGRNLFFFYRGKSKLKIPGIDERTIPVDPEAALGAGNYQGVELGLPPAVRSFGLNVKLTF; from the coding sequence GAGGACAGCAAAAATTAGTTGTTCAGCTTGAGCAAAGCACTCAGAACTTAGGTGAAGTCGTTGTAACGGCATTGGGTATAGAAAGAAACACACGTACACTTCCCTACGCCACACAACAATTAGCTGGAGGAGATCTGAATGAAATCAGAGACAACAGTTCTAATTTATTAAGCAGTTTATCCGGGAAAGTATCCGGTGCAGTAATTACAACCGCAGCCACAGGTCCCGGAGCAGCAGCCCGAGTAATTTTAAGAGGGAACAGATCGATAAGCGGAAATAACACCGCCTTGATTGTGGTCGACGGAGTCCCCTACGATAATACCTCTTATAATCAGGCAACGGGTACCACCTCCAGCTATGGAGGTAGCGACGGAGCTGCCAATGTGAATCCCGACGATGTTGCCTCTATCAACGTATTGAAAGGTCCTTCTGCTGCAGCTCTATATGGGAGCAGAGCAGCCAACGGAGCTATTATTATCACAACAAAGAAAGGACGCGAGGGCAAATTTTCAATTGACTATAACGGAGGAGTCTCTATTGATCAGCCCAATCTGTTAATGAAGTTTCAAAACAATTACGGAAGAGGTAATGGAGGTGTATATTCTCCAACAGCAGGCGAAAGCTGGGGAGAAAAGGCTGAGACCTATCCCAATAATGTAAAAGATTTTTTTGAAACCGCTCCATCCTTTAATAATGCGGTCAGCACCTACGGCGGAACTAAGGAATTACAAGGATTTGCATCCTACACGAGTAACATTGTAAACGGAATTGTTCCCGGCAACAGAATGGACCGGAACACAGCCAATGTTAGGGTCAACACCAACTTCTTCCCGAAGCTTACAACAGATACCAAAATCACCTTCGTTAATCAGAAAATAAAAAACAGACCACGCTTGGGTGATGCCGGTACTCCTCTCGAAGCCTACATTATGCCGCGGGATATGAAAGAAAGCGAGTTGAAGGAATTCGAAACAATCGATCCTACTAACGGACAACCCATCCGTAAATACTGGACAACCTCATCTATATACGACAACCCCTACTGGAGTACCGAGCGGACCTCTGTAAACGAGGAAAGAAATCGTGTAACCGCATTAGGTTCGGCAAAATATCAGCTAACCGATTGGCTTAGTGTTATGGGACGGATCAGCTACGACCGATACAATGACAAAACAGACGGTTCTTTTTACAGCGGAACTGTATCTCTGGGAGACGTAAAAGCCGGAGGTAAATACTATGAGACAAATACAAGTTACTGGGAAAGAAACCTGGAAGGTCTTATTTCGGGAAACAACACCCTTTCATCCAGTTTTAAAATAAACTACAATGTGGGAGCAAGCTCACTTAAAAGAGTTTTCAGCAGTGTTCAAAGTATGGCAAACGGACTAACTATACCGAATAAATTCAGTTTATCATCGGCCACCACCCCCGCATTCGAAAATGTGTTGGGTTACGAGAGACAACTCAATTCCATTTTCGGAAACTTACAAGTTGGGTTCAATGAATATTTGTATCTTGATCTGTCTGCAAGAAACGACTGGTCATCCACATTACCCGCGCCACACAGTTATTTTTATCCGTCGGCAGGAGTATCCGCTATTTTTTCAGAGTTTATTAATTTACCGGCATGGGTAAGTTTTGGTAAGATACGTACTACCTACACCGAAGTGGGTAACGATGCTGATCCTTATTTATTAAATCAGCGCTATAACTTTGCTTTGGGCGCAGGACAAGGTTTTATTTCCAGAGACGGAAACAAATCGATACCCAATCTAAAGCCCGAAAAAACCAGATCCTATGAACTGGGACTCGAACTTAAGTTTATTGAAAACAGACTGGGTATAGACGCCACTTTCTACAAGAGTAACACCATCAACCAGTTGCTTTATGTAGGTCTGCCAATGGCCAGCGGATTCAATCGCCAATATATCAATGCCGGCGATATCGAAAATAAAGGTTTGGAGGTAATGCTAACAGGTCGGATTATTGAATCGGATAAATTCAGCTGGTCAAGTTCGGTAACATTCTCCACCAACAGCAACAAAGTCATCGAACTGGCACCAAACACAACCCGAGTTAATATAACAGACAATACGAAATACGCAACCGTAATCGTCAACGAGGGAGGATCATACGGAGATCTGTATGGTTATAAATGGAAAACAGATGCTAATTCGGGCAAATACATCGTCGATGCCAGGGGCCTTCCTGTTGTAGAGTCCAACCAGAAGCTTGGTAATTTCAACCCCGATTTTCAGTTGGGCTGGAACAATCAGCTGTCTTACAAAAACTTTAGTCTGGCATTCCAGATAGACGGACGTATCGGAGGCGAAATGGTTTCGGGAACAGATGCCTACCTTTCATACTTCGGACTTACCGAAAGCAGCGAAAAATTCAGGGAAGGTGGACTTATATTAGATGCTGTAACAGCCGACGGAGCTGCCAATACAAAAGCGATAACCGCACAGCAACTGTGGACTACCGTATCTCAAAACGGACGCGATGCTTGGGGAGAGTTCTTTACCTATAGCATGACTAACTTCCGTTTACGTGAAGCTTCTGTTTCCTATAATTTCGATATTAAAAACAGCTTCGTAAAACAGGCACAGCTATCCTTACTAGGGCGTAACCTGTTCTTCTTCTACAGAGGAAAGTCTAAACTTAAAATTCCCGGAATCGACGAAAGAACTATCCCGGTAGATCCGGAAGCTGCACTCGGTGCAGGCAATTACCAAGGGGTGGAATTAGGATTACCCCCTGCTGTAAGATCCTTTGGATTGAATGTAAAATTAACCTTTTAA